A stretch of DNA from Variovorax paradoxus:
CGCAGCTCCTCGGGGAGCTTGAAGGTGAGGTCGAGAAAGCGGCTGTTGACCGAGCGGATTTCGACCCCGAGTCGGCCCGCGGCGGAGGGCCGTGCATCGGCTTCGGAGTGGCTGCCTGCGGGGCCGTTCTGGCCGCTGGCATAGCCGGTCATGCTGTAAACTGGCATTGCGCCTCACTGTGGTTTTGCTTGCAAGCACCGAGGCGTCGGTACAGCGTTCGCTTGCCGCACCATCGCCTTCGGGCGAAACTCCCGGATTATGTCAAAGGTCAAGCCTACGCCCCTGTTGCCCGATACGGTCATTGGCGGATATCGCGTCGTTCGCCGGCTTTCCGCGGGTGGTTTCGGCGTGGTCTACCTCGCGATCGACCCGAACGGCCAGCAGGTGGCCGTCAAGGAATACCTGCCTTCGTCGCTCGCCACGCGGGGGCCCGGCGAGCTCGCGCCGCAGGTGCCGCCCGAGAAGCTGTCGCTGTATCGCCTGGGGCTCAAGAGCTTCTTCGAAGAAGGCCGCTCGCTCGCGCAAATCTCGCATGCGTCGGTGGTCAGCGTGCTCAATTTCTTTCGCGAGAACGAAACCGTCTACATGGTCATGAACTACCTGGAGGGCGCGACCCTGCAGGATTTCGTGGTCACGGCGCGCGACCTGAAACGGCAGAAGGTGTTCCGCGAGTCGACCATCCGTTCGCTGTTCGACGAAATCCTGCGCGGCCTGCGCATCGTCCACCAGTACAAGATGCTGCACCTGGACATCAAGCCCGCCAACATCTTCGTCACCGACGACGACCGCGCCGTGCTGATCGATTTCGGCGCCGCGCGCGAAGTGCTCAGCAAAGAGGGCATCTTCATCCGCCCCATGTATACGCCGGGCTTCGCCGCCCCCGAGATGTACCGGCGCGATTCGTCGATGGGCCCCTGGACCGACATCTACGCCATCGGCGCCTGCATCTACGCCTGCATGCAGGGCTATCCGCCCAACGACGCACCCCGTCGCATCGAGAAAGACCGCCTGAGCCTGTCGCTCTCGCGCCTGCGCGGCGTGTACTCCGACAACCTCATCGAGGTGGTCGAGTGGTGCATGTCGCTCGACCCGCTCTCGCGCCCGCAGTCGGTGTTCGCGCTGCAGAAAGAACTCAGCCGCGAAGGCGAGCGCCGCTACACCAAGCTCACGGTCGGCGAAAAGGTGCGCCTGTCGCTCGACAACATCCGCTCCTTCGACAAGAAGAGCCTGCCGCGCGCCGCCGCGCCCACCACCCGTCCGGCCTGATCGACATGAAGTTCTCCGTGTTCCAGGTCAGCCGCAAGGGCGGCCGCGTCAAGAACGAAGACCGCATGGGCTACTGCTACACGCGGGAGTCGGGCCTGTTCGTGCTCGCCGACGGCATGGGCGGCCACCCTGAAGGCGAAGTGGCGGCCCAGCTGGCGCTGCAGACCATCGCCGCGCTGTACCAGCGCGAGGCCCGCCCCACCGTGAAGGACGTGAAGGCCTTCCTGGCCGAATCGGCCATGTCGGCGCACCAGCAGATCATGCGGTATGCGAGCCACAAGGCGATGCTCGACACGCCGCGCACCACCGTCGTCGCGGCCGTGCTGCAGAACGCCACCGCCACCTGGCTGCACTGCGGCGATTCGCGCCTGTACGTCGTGCGCGACGGCCGCCTGCTGACCCGCACGCGGGACCACTCGCACGCCGAGCGCCCCAAGCCCCACGGCGCCACCGACGCGCCGGTCAACCGCAACCTGCTGCTGACCTGCCTCGGCTCGCCCACCACGCCGCTGTTCGACGTGTCGGCGCCGCTGCCGCTGCAGCGCGGCGACCGCATCATGCTGTGCTCCGACGGTGTCTGGGGCGTGCTCGACGACGCCGTCATCGTGCACACCCTGTCGTCCGGCAAGCCCGTGTCCGACGCCGCGCCCGACCTCGCCGAAATGGCGCTGCGCAAGGGCGGCGCCCACAGCGACAACGTCACGCTCATTGCGCTCGAGTGGGAAATGCCCGAGACGTCCGGCGACGACCGCGGCGTGTCCACCGAAACCATCGACGACGGCGTGTTCGCCTCGACCATCCAGGCCGGCATGCCGTCCGACAGCGAGATCGACGACCTCGACGAAGACGCCATCGAGCGCTCCATCGCCGAGATCAACGAAGCCATCCGCCGCTCCGCTGCGCGCAAAACCTGAGCGCGCAGTTTTCCCTTTTCTTCTTTCGGTCTCTCTTTCAAAAAATGACTGCTTTCACACGAAGCGGCGGCCGTGCCGCCGACCAGCTGCGCCCCGTGCGCATCACCCGCGGCTTCACCATCCATGCCGAAGGCTCCGTGCTCATCGAGTTCGGCCAGACCCGCGTGCTGTGCACCGCCTCGGTCGAAGAAAAGGTGCCGCCGCACAAGAAGGGCAGCGGCGAAGGCTGGGTGACGGCTGAATACGGCATGCTGCCGCGCGCCACCCACACCCGCAGCAGCCGCGAAGCCGCCAAGGGCAAGCAGACCGGCCGCACGCAGGAAATCCAGCGTCTCATCGGCCGTTCGATGCGCGCCGTGTTCGACCTCGCCGTGCTCGGCGAACGCACCATCCACCTCGACTGCGACGTGCTGCAGGCCGACGGCGGCACGCGCACCGCGGCCATCACCGGCGCCTTCGTGGCCGCACAGGACGCCGTCGACAAGCTGCTGGCCTCCGGCGCGATCAAGACCTCGCCCATCAAGGGCCACGTGGCCGCCATCTCGGTGGGCATCGTCGGCGGCACGCCGCTGCTCGACCTCGAATACACCGAAGACTCGGCCTGCGACACCGACATGAACGTCGTCATGACCGGCGCCGGCCACTTCGTCGAAGTGCAGGGCACGGCCGAAGGCGTGGCCTTCACGCGCGACGAAATGAACCTGCTGCTCGGTCTGGCCGAAAAGGGCATCGGCGAACTCGTGACGCTGCAACAGCAAGCCCTGCTTTCCAACTGAAATCCTCCCAGCTACTGACGCCTGCCAGCCGGGCATCACAGCCACTTTGATCGATTCATGAAACTGGTTCTGGCTTCCAACAACGCGGGCAAGCTCGCCGAACTCCAGCAGCTGTTTGCCGAGCTGTCCGTCACCCTGGTGCCGCAGTCGGCGTTGGGCGTGGGCGAGGCTGAAGAACCCTTCCGCACCTTCGTCGAAAACGCACTCACCAAGGCGCGCCACGCCAGCGCCGCCACCGGCCTGCCGGCCATTGCCGACGACGCCGGCCTGTGCGTTGACGCGTTCGGCGGCCTGCCGGGTGTCGACACCGCCTACTACGCCACGCAGTTCGGCTACGCCAAGGGCGATGCCAACAACGTGAAGGCGCTGCTCGAACAGCTCGACGGCGTGGTCAACCGTCGCGCCGCGCTTGTCAGCACGTTGGTCGCACTGCGCCGCCACGACGACCCCGAGCCGCTCATTGCCGTCGGCCGCGTGGTCGGCGAGATCGCGCCCGCGCCCATCGGTGACAACGGCTTCGGCTTCGACCCCGTCATGTACCTGCCGACCTTCGGCAAGACCTTCGCCCAGCTGCCGCCCGACGTGAAGAACGCCCACAGCCACCGCGGCCGCGCCGCGCAGGCCATGCTCGCCCTGATGCGCGAGCGCTGGTTCTGACCGATGGCCACCGTCTTCCCGATCCAGCCCGCCCAACCCGGCGGCGCTCCCCAGGCCAATGACGTGCTGCACTGGATGCGCCCCGGCCCGCTGCAACTCGCCGCGCTGCCGCCGCTGTCGCTGTACATCCACCTGCCGTGGTGCCTGCGCAAGTGCCCGTATTGCGACTTCAACTCGCACGAGTGGCGTGCCACGAGCGAGGCCGACATCGACGGCCTCCCCGAAGCCGCCTACATCGACGCGCTGATCGCCGACCTCGACGCCGCGCTGCCGCTGATCTGGGGCCGCACCGTCCACACCATCTTCATCGGCGGCGGGACGCCCAGCCTGTTCTCGCCGCAAGCCATCGACCGGTTGCTCGGCGACGTGCGCGCGCGCCTCAAGCTCGCGCCCGAGTGCGAGATCACGCTCGAAGCCAACCCCGGCACCTTCGAGCGCAACCGCTTCCGCGCTTATCGCTCGGCCGGCGTCACGCGCCTGTCGGTGGGCGTGCAAAGCTTCAACGACGAGCACCTGACGGCGTTGGGCCGCGTGCACGACCGCGCCCAGGCCATCGCTGCGGTCGAAGAAGCCGCGAGCGCCTTCGACACCTTCAACCTCGACCTGATGTACGCCCTGCCGGGCCAGACCATGGAAGGCCTCGACGCCGACCTGACCCAGGCTTTGGCCCTTGCGCCGCCGCACATCTCGATCTACCACCTCACCATCGAGCCCAACACCTGGTTCGCGAAGTTCCCGCCCACGCTGCCCGAGGACGACATCGCCTACGCCATGCTCGACCGCATCACCGAGCGCACGGGCGCGAGCGGCATGTCGCGCTACGAAGTCTCGGCCTATGCCCGCGACGGGCACCAGTGCGCGCACAACCTCAACTACTGGCAGTTCGGCGACTACCTCGGCATTGGCGCCGGCGCGCACAGCAAGCTGAGCTTCGCGCACCGCATCGTGCGGCAGGTGCGCTATCGCGAACCGCGCCTGTACATGGAGAACGCGCGCGCCGGTGCCGCCGTGTCGCAGAGCGACGAAGTGGCGCTGGCCGACCTGCCGTTCGAGTTCATGCTCAACGCGCTGCGGCTGAAGCAGGGCTTCACGCTGCCCCAGTTCAGCGAGCGCACCGGCCTGGCGATGACGTCGATCCAGCGCGGCATGGAAGAGGCCGAACGCAAGGGGCTCGTCGCCCGCGACCTGTTCCGCGTGTGGCCCACCGAGCGCGGACTCGACTTCCTGAGCGACCTGCAGACGCTGTTCCTGCCCGATGACGAGTAAGGCCGCGCCGTCAGCTTAAAATCGACGGTTCCGGAGAGTTGGGTGAGTGGTTTAAACCAGCAGTCTTGAAAACTGCCGACGTGAAAGCGTCCGTGAGTTCGAATCTCACACTCTCCGCCAGTCGTCGATGCCCTGCATTGAGACTCGGCCAGTTCGACATCCTTACCCATCCGTTCGCCTATCCGTCGGCAATGCGACTGCGTGCGTCCCGGATGCCGCGGCACGACCGGTAATCGAGGCATTTGACCCGGCTAGGGTCAGAGATCGGCGGAATCCAACAACGCGACGTTGGCGTTCGGCCAGAGCATCGATCAGGGCTCGTGCGAGGGGACTGGGCGGCGCTGTGCATCCGCCTCGTCGCCACGCCTCTTCGTCGCCAGCCCTCCGTTCATGCGGGCTCGCGATCGGCGCAAACCATTTGCGCTCACGCATCCGACTTTCCGACCTGCAACGAGTCGCGCGCTCGATGTGCACACGCGGATTCCTGCCGCGCTGACCAAGCGAGGACCTGCGGGCGGACTTGCGTCTCGAACGTGAAGCTGAAAACCCCGGGCGCGATTCACTTCGCGCCAAGGCGCGCCCCCGCAGAGGCCTCGCCTGAACAAGGTCCCGCGCTTGCGATGGCACGGGAAAACACCGAGAGCGCGTTCATTGACTGCGCACGTGGCAATCCATAAAGTTCGATCAACTGTTCAATTGAACTACAGAAGATCAAATGTTCACAAAATACACGACATGGACCCCGAACTGAGCCTTTCCATCCGCGCCGCATGGCTGGCCTATGTGGGCGGCCACACGCAGGAGCAGATCGCCGAGCGCCTGGGTGTGTCCCGCGTCAAGGTGCAGCGGTTGATCGCCTCGGCCATGCAAAGCGGATTGATCAAGTTCTTCGTCGAGGGGGTGCCGGCCGAGTGCATGGCGCTCGAAGACCAGCTGACGGAAGCCTTTGGCCTCAAGCGCTGCGTGGTGGTTCCGACCACACAGGTCGACCCGGACGATTCGGCCGACGCGATCCCGGCACTGGCAGTGGCCGCTGCCCGGCAATTGACCCGCGTGCTCGATGCCGGCGAGGTGCGCACCATCGGTGTCGGCCATGGCCGCACGCTGGCGGCCATGGTGGAGCGGATGCCCGCAGCGATTCGCCGTGACACCCGTTTTGTCTCGCTGCTCGGCAGCCTCACGCGTCGCTCGGCAGCCAACCCGTTCGACCTGATCGCCAAGCTGGCCGAACGTACCGGCGGCGAGTGCTATTTCATGCCGGTGCCGTTCCTGGCCGACTGCCGCGCAGACGCCCAGGTGCTGCGCGCCCAGCGCGGCGTGCAGCACGTGCTTGAACTCGTCCGCGAGTGCGAACTTTGCGTCGTCGGTGTCGGTGACCTGGGGCCGGACACCCATCTGCTGCGCACCCAGTCCGTCACGGCCGACGAGTTGGCGGCCTTGCGCGATGCGGGAGCGGTCGGCGAACTTGCCGGCTGTTTCGTGGCATCGAACGGCAAACCGGTGAAGTGCGAGATGAACGAGCGTGCGGTCGGCGCCTCGCTGGACGACCTGCGCGGGCGCGACGTGCTCGCGGTGGCCGGCGGAGCGTACAAGGCCGAGGCGATCTGCGCGGTGCTTCACACCGGCCTGATCACCGAACTGATCATCGATGAGGCGGCCGCGCAACTGTGCCTGCGGCATCAGGCGGGGCCGGCCATGTGACCGCGCCAGCAGCTTCCGGTCGTCGGAGTCGGTGCCTGTAGAGCGCCAACGTCGACCGGAATACAGACCAGTCCAAAGATCAACAGGGAGGAGGTTCGCATGGGTGCTCAACTCGATATTGCCGCGCGCAAACCGTTCCGTTTGCGCACGTCGGCCTGTGTGTGGACGGCGGTGCTCCTGCTGCTGCTCGTGGCGATGACGCTGGACACCAGGGCGGTCCGCATCGGCTCCAAGGAGGACGCACGGGCCGAAGCGTTTTCGGCCGAGGCCTACGGCAAGAAGGCGTTTGCGCCCATCCAGTCCCTCATCGAGAAGGCGGCTGTCGACGCCCGGGTGCTGGCGCAGGCTCTCGCGTCGGACAAGGCCGCCGCGGGCGAAACGTACGGCAAGCCGGGGAGCGTCGGACCGATCTTTCCGGTCCGTTTCGTCGGGACGGTGGGCGAGGGGCGTGCCGGCATCTTCAACGTGGCGGTCGACGGCCTGCCCGAAGGCTTGCAGCTGCGTGTGCAAACCGGGCCGGCCATCAACGGCACCGAAGTGCGGGACGCGACAGGCACCGTCGCCTTCGGTGACTTCACCAACCAGATCGACTACCAGGACGCGGGCTCGGCGCTGAATAACGAGCTCAAGGCGCAGGTGCTCGACAAGCTCGACCGCGACGCCCTCGCTGGCAAGAAGATCGAGGTGGTCGGCGTGTTCCAACTCATCAATCCGTCGGGCTGGCTCGTCACGCCCGTGCGGCTGAGCGTGCAATGAGCGCCGCAGTCGTCGCCCGCCATCCGGACAGCGGCATCGTGTTGTCGGCGCGAAACGTCGCCAAGTCGTACGGCAGCGTGCAGGCGCTCAAGGGCGTGAACTTCGACATCCATCGTGGACAGGTCACCACGCTGTTCGGCGAAAACGGTGCCGGCAAGTCCACGCTGATGAAAATTCTGTCGGGCGTGGTCACGCCCACGTCGGGTGAAATCGTGCTCGACGGCGCACCCGTCGTCCTGGCCTCGGCCGCCGACGCTCGCGCGCGTGGCATCTCGATCATCCACCAGGAACTGAGCCTGGCGCCGAACCTCTCGGTGCGCGACAACGTGTTCATGGGTCGCGAACTGCGCACCCTCACCGGCGTCGACTTTGCCGAAGAGGCGCGGCGCACGCAGGCGCTGATGGCCGAACTCGAGGAGGTGATCGACCCGCTGACGCTCGTCGAAGACCTGCGCCTGGGACAGCAGCAGATCGTCGAGATCGCGCGCGCACTCTCGGTCAACAGCCGCATCCTGATCATGGACGAGCCCACGTCCGCGCTCTCGGCGGTGGAGGTCGAGGTGCTGTTCAAGGTGATCCGCGACCTCACCGCGCGGGGCGTGTCCATCGTCTACATCTCGCACCACCTGGAGGAGGCGCTGCAGATCACCGACCACGCGGTGGTGCTGCGCGACGGCGCCATGACGGCGAAAGCGCCGCGCGCCGACATCGATCTCGAATGGATCGTGCGTCACATGGTCGGCGAGAACTTCGACCTCGGCCGTCCGCCGACAGGCTATGCCTTCGGCCAGGTTGCGCTGGCGATCGAGAACGCCGTCCTCACCGAAAGCGCCGGGGTCGACGTGGTCGACCACGTCTCGCTCGATGTGCGCGCGGGCGAAATCGTCTGCATCTACGGCTTGATGGGCGCGGGCCGCACTGAACTTCTGGAGGCTGCGGCCGGCCGGTCCGCGCTCGACGGCGGGCGCGTGCTGCTCGAAGGACACGACGTGTCGCACCTGAGCATTGCGCAGCGCATCGCCAAAGGCCTTGCCCTGGTGCCGGAAGACCGCCAGCGCGACGGCCTCGTGCAGACGATGAGCGTCGGGCAGAACCTGTCGCTCGCCAGCATCGGCGCGTTCGTGCGCGGGCTGTTCACGTCGCAGGCCCGCGAACGCGCATTGGTCGACGCGTCGATCCGTCGTGTCACGGTCAAGACCAGCGGCGGCCAGGCGGACATCGGGTCGCTGTCCGGCGGCAACCAGCAGAAGGTGGTCATCGGAAAGATGCTCGCCACGCACCCGAAGGTCCTTCTTCTCGACGAGCCCAGCCGTGGCATCGACATCGGCGCCAAGGCCGAGGTGTTCCGCCTGCTCGCCGAGCGTGCGCGGCAAGGCCTGGCCGTCGTTTTCTCGACCTCGGAGGTGAGCGAATGCCTGAGCGTCGCGCACCGGATCATCGTCATGCGGCGGGGCCGGATTGCGGCCCAGTTCGATGCCGACGCCACCAAAGAAATGATCATGGCCGCCTCGGGCGAAGCCATGGTTGCCTGAAGCCCCTCGAGCGGACATCCCCATGAGCGAAGCCCCATCCACAGCCCTGCTTTCCCGTCCTGCCAACGCAGGAGGCGGCATCGACGTCGTCCGCCTGCTGCTCGAGGGGCGCGCCTTCTTCGCGCTGATCGCGATCGTGGCCGTGTTCTCGTTGCTGTCGCCCGTGTACTTCTCGACCGGCAACTTCCTGATCATGTCGTCGCACGTCGCCATCTTCGGGCTGCTGGCGGTCGGCATGCTGATCGTGATCCTCACCGGCGGCATCGATCTGTCGGTCGGGTCGACCCTCGGCCTGTGCGGGGTCGTCGCCGGCTACCTGATGCAGGGCGTGACGATCGACGCGCTCGGCTTGGTGCTCTACCTGCCGGTCTGGGCCGTGGTGGTGCTGACCTGCGCGCTGGGTGCTTTCGTCGGGGCCGTCAACGGCGTGCTGATCGCCTTCTTCAAGGTGCCGGCTTTCGTTGCCACGCTGGGCGTGCTCTACGTGGCACGCGGCGTGGCGCTGCTGATCACCAACGGCCTGACCTTCAACGACCTGGGCGGTCGCCCCGAGCTTGGCAACACGGGCTTCAACTGGCTCGGCTTCGATCAGGTCTTCGGCATGCCGATGGGCGTTCTGATTTTCGCCATCGTCGCCCTGGTGGCCGCCGTGCTGCTGACCCGCACGGCCTTCGGGCGCTGGGTGTATGCGACCGGCGGCAACGCGCGCGCCGCCGAACTGTCGGGCGTGCCGGTGCGATTCACGACCGTCACTGTCTATGTGCTGTCGGGCGTGTGTGCCGCCATTGCGGGACTGGTCTTGTCGTCGCAATTGACCTCGGCCGGCCCGACGGCGGGCACCACCTATGAACTCACGGCCATTGCCGCGGTCGTGGTCGGTGGCGCGGCGCTGACTGGCGGACGCGGCACTGTGCGGGGCACGCTGCTCGGCGCCTTCGTCATCGGCTTCCTGTCGGACGGGCTCGTGATCATCGGCGTCTCTTCCTACTGGCAGACCGTCTTCACGGGC
This window harbors:
- a CDS encoding sugar-binding transcriptional regulator — protein: MDPELSLSIRAAWLAYVGGHTQEQIAERLGVSRVKVQRLIASAMQSGLIKFFVEGVPAECMALEDQLTEAFGLKRCVVVPTTQVDPDDSADAIPALAVAAARQLTRVLDAGEVRTIGVGHGRTLAAMVERMPAAIRRDTRFVSLLGSLTRRSAANPFDLIAKLAERTGGECYFMPVPFLADCRADAQVLRAQRGVQHVLELVRECELCVVGVGDLGPDTHLLRTQSVTADELAALRDAGAVGELAGCFVASNGKPVKCEMNERAVGASLDDLRGRDVLAVAGGAYKAEAICAVLHTGLITELIIDEAAAQLCLRHQAGPAM
- the hemW gene encoding radical SAM family heme chaperone HemW — encoded protein: MATVFPIQPAQPGGAPQANDVLHWMRPGPLQLAALPPLSLYIHLPWCLRKCPYCDFNSHEWRATSEADIDGLPEAAYIDALIADLDAALPLIWGRTVHTIFIGGGTPSLFSPQAIDRLLGDVRARLKLAPECEITLEANPGTFERNRFRAYRSAGVTRLSVGVQSFNDEHLTALGRVHDRAQAIAAVEEAASAFDTFNLDLMYALPGQTMEGLDADLTQALALAPPHISIYHLTIEPNTWFAKFPPTLPEDDIAYAMLDRITERTGASGMSRYEVSAYARDGHQCAHNLNYWQFGDYLGIGAGAHSKLSFAHRIVRQVRYREPRLYMENARAGAAVSQSDEVALADLPFEFMLNALRLKQGFTLPQFSERTGLAMTSIQRGMEEAERKGLVARDLFRVWPTERGLDFLSDLQTLFLPDDE
- a CDS encoding serine/threonine protein kinase; this encodes MSKVKPTPLLPDTVIGGYRVVRRLSAGGFGVVYLAIDPNGQQVAVKEYLPSSLATRGPGELAPQVPPEKLSLYRLGLKSFFEEGRSLAQISHASVVSVLNFFRENETVYMVMNYLEGATLQDFVVTARDLKRQKVFRESTIRSLFDEILRGLRIVHQYKMLHLDIKPANIFVTDDDRAVLIDFGAAREVLSKEGIFIRPMYTPGFAAPEMYRRDSSMGPWTDIYAIGACIYACMQGYPPNDAPRRIEKDRLSLSLSRLRGVYSDNLIEVVEWCMSLDPLSRPQSVFALQKELSREGERRYTKLTVGEKVRLSLDNIRSFDKKSLPRAAAPTTRPA
- a CDS encoding PP2C family protein-serine/threonine phosphatase; amino-acid sequence: MKFSVFQVSRKGGRVKNEDRMGYCYTRESGLFVLADGMGGHPEGEVAAQLALQTIAALYQREARPTVKDVKAFLAESAMSAHQQIMRYASHKAMLDTPRTTVVAAVLQNATATWLHCGDSRLYVVRDGRLLTRTRDHSHAERPKPHGATDAPVNRNLLLTCLGSPTTPLFDVSAPLPLQRGDRIMLCSDGVWGVLDDAVIVHTLSSGKPVSDAAPDLAEMALRKGGAHSDNVTLIALEWEMPETSGDDRGVSTETIDDGVFASTIQAGMPSDSEIDDLDEDAIERSIAEINEAIRRSAARKT
- a CDS encoding non-canonical purine NTP pyrophosphatase — translated: MKLVLASNNAGKLAELQQLFAELSVTLVPQSALGVGEAEEPFRTFVENALTKARHASAATGLPAIADDAGLCVDAFGGLPGVDTAYYATQFGYAKGDANNVKALLEQLDGVVNRRAALVSTLVALRRHDDPEPLIAVGRVVGEIAPAPIGDNGFGFDPVMYLPTFGKTFAQLPPDVKNAHSHRGRAAQAMLALMRERWF
- a CDS encoding ABC transporter permease, with product MSEAPSTALLSRPANAGGGIDVVRLLLEGRAFFALIAIVAVFSLLSPVYFSTGNFLIMSSHVAIFGLLAVGMLIVILTGGIDLSVGSTLGLCGVVAGYLMQGVTIDALGLVLYLPVWAVVVLTCALGAFVGAVNGVLIAFFKVPAFVATLGVLYVARGVALLITNGLTFNDLGGRPELGNTGFNWLGFDQVFGMPMGVLIFAIVALVAAVLLTRTAFGRWVYATGGNARAAELSGVPVRFTTVTVYVLSGVCAAIAGLVLSSQLTSAGPTAGTTYELTAIAAVVVGGAALTGGRGTVRGTLLGAFVIGFLSDGLVIIGVSSYWQTVFTGAVIVLAVLLNSIRYGRRPARVATPTPTPTSSGAPGAPGQPRSTA
- the rph gene encoding ribonuclease PH codes for the protein MTAFTRSGGRAADQLRPVRITRGFTIHAEGSVLIEFGQTRVLCTASVEEKVPPHKKGSGEGWVTAEYGMLPRATHTRSSREAAKGKQTGRTQEIQRLIGRSMRAVFDLAVLGERTIHLDCDVLQADGGTRTAAITGAFVAAQDAVDKLLASGAIKTSPIKGHVAAISVGIVGGTPLLDLEYTEDSACDTDMNVVMTGAGHFVEVQGTAEGVAFTRDEMNLLLGLAEKGIGELVTLQQQALLSN
- a CDS encoding sugar ABC transporter ATP-binding protein, which translates into the protein MSAAVVARHPDSGIVLSARNVAKSYGSVQALKGVNFDIHRGQVTTLFGENGAGKSTLMKILSGVVTPTSGEIVLDGAPVVLASAADARARGISIIHQELSLAPNLSVRDNVFMGRELRTLTGVDFAEEARRTQALMAELEEVIDPLTLVEDLRLGQQQIVEIARALSVNSRILIMDEPTSALSAVEVEVLFKVIRDLTARGVSIVYISHHLEEALQITDHAVVLRDGAMTAKAPRADIDLEWIVRHMVGENFDLGRPPTGYAFGQVALAIENAVLTESAGVDVVDHVSLDVRAGEIVCIYGLMGAGRTELLEAAAGRSALDGGRVLLEGHDVSHLSIAQRIAKGLALVPEDRQRDGLVQTMSVGQNLSLASIGAFVRGLFTSQARERALVDASIRRVTVKTSGGQADIGSLSGGNQQKVVIGKMLATHPKVLLLDEPSRGIDIGAKAEVFRLLAERARQGLAVVFSTSEVSECLSVAHRIIVMRRGRIAAQFDADATKEMIMAASGEAMVA
- a CDS encoding DUF2291 family protein; this encodes MGAQLDIAARKPFRLRTSACVWTAVLLLLLVAMTLDTRAVRIGSKEDARAEAFSAEAYGKKAFAPIQSLIEKAAVDARVLAQALASDKAAAGETYGKPGSVGPIFPVRFVGTVGEGRAGIFNVAVDGLPEGLQLRVQTGPAINGTEVRDATGTVAFGDFTNQIDYQDAGSALNNELKAQVLDKLDRDALAGKKIEVVGVFQLINPSGWLVTPVRLSVQ